A single region of the Triticum dicoccoides isolate Atlit2015 ecotype Zavitan chromosome 2B, WEW_v2.0, whole genome shotgun sequence genome encodes:
- the LOC119364557 gene encoding disease resistance protein RGA5-like — MRTEMVIKIQISSEKGHSKAIKVAAAVTGVESVTIAGEDKNLLLVIGAGVDSNRLTEKLRRKVGHAEVVELRTVDDDDFAGEYHPYRYHPSPSPYKHVTARDMYYTGSYPPQQHAGGGRDHYRNAGSYPPTTGGRDYYSYGGGGGGGGYPAQYQQQGYYYPQQPAANMHTVVHHGYSDDPNSCSIM, encoded by the exons ATGAGG ACGGAGATGGTCATCAAGATCCAGATCAGCTCTGAGAAGGGCCATTCCAAAGCTATCAAGGTGGCTGCTGCGGTCACCG GCGTTGAGTCTGTCACGATCGCCGGCGAGGACAAGAACCTGCTGCTGGTGATCGGCGCCGGGGTCGACTCCAACCGCCTCACCGAGAAGCTGCGGCGGAAGGTGGGCCACGCTGAGGTGGTGGAATTGCGCACCGTCGACGACGACGacttcgccggcgagtaccacccgTACCGCTACCACCCGAGCCCGAGCCCGTACAAGCACGTGACCGCGCGCGACATGTACTACACGGGGAGCTACCCGCCGCAGCAGCACGCCGGGGGCGGTCGGGACCACTACCGCAACGCCGGCTCGTACCCTCCGACGACGGGCGGGCGAGACTactacagctacggcggcggcggcggcggtggcggctacccCGCGCAGTACCAGCAGCAGGGGTACTACTACCCGCAGCAGCCGGCTGCGAACATGCACACGGTGGTGCACCATGGGTACTCGGATGACCCCAACAGCTGCTCCATCATGTAG